The following is a genomic window from Episyrphus balteatus chromosome 1, idEpiBalt1.1, whole genome shotgun sequence.
tttcattatatgTAGCAATAAATGAGTAGCTACTCAGTTGTAgacaaaaaacaatgttttctaACAtcaacttaaaaacatagttggcaaccatataacccaaaattattcaattttttataaaacataaatagaagagatgtcaaaattgtgttagttaaaaaaaaaatccattaaataGCGTAATAAAAATACTAAAGTGTGTTTTCctaatttgaaactttttgaagtttgttctaaatttttttgattttttttggaatatgaATATATGAATTGTAAATCTTAgatctaacacctttttgatATGAATTTAGCCAAATTTCTGGTTAATATactatttcaaaaaagaaaattctattcaaAAGCTTATTCTGGCCGCCGTTTTAAGCCGAcattttgaatagaaaaaagttgGCAGCATTTTCGTATTAtccttcagtgtaccaaatgACCTATCTTTGAAAAATGGctatgcaaatgaattttgacgccaaagcAAAGCAAAGGCACCACTCTGTGGGTCAAACCAATTCAGTCAAATCAGTGGTCAAATATTTCTTATCGTCTTAAAAGTGCCTGTACAGTCCACACTCACTCATAAAATCTTAACattttcagaattaaaaaaaataagaaaaaaaaaatatatatttttatgtgtTAGTCTATTTAAGAGacttagggccggtttgttcacactcgattatcttttaatcaaggatttttctatggaataatccttgattaaaagataatcgactgtgaacaaactggcccttaagttaaaaattgcttaaaGCTCGTTGTACTAAAATTTTAAcctaaaatcaataaaaaaatagttatggCAGTATTTTCTATAATAGTCGTGCTTTTCTACAACTAATACACAGTGCTAACtcgtttttcattttaaacgcaaaacaaaaacaaaataaacatgttttttctttctttgcgcataaaatataaaaacgatcaaatactgagttgtagaaaaaatcGGGCTAATAGCAGCTAACTTTTTCTACCCTATTTTTAAGTtcaagtttcaaaaaatgctGTATTGAAATTGTTAAGgcttaaaagctgaaacacaatcacgctttgccgtcgattttgacaactgcgaaaagttcaactatagaaaatctgtgtatcctcacacaatgacgcttttcttacgtacgctttttttgacaaacgtaaggaaacgtaagaaagcgagcaaaagttcaaccagactgaacttttgctcgctttctgacatttaacagacatagttacagtcacccacattattattgctccaaatgtgaataaaaaaaaataaattattgcaaaattatgtttgttttttaatttctctatatagattttgcacaaaaaaacgacatcgaaatattttaaatcaaaacaatttatacgtattaaaaacaaaaaaaaattaatgatgttttagactgagttttattgttaaaaacaatatattttgattggttttgtttttataactataggattaaaagctgaaacacaatcacgctttagggcgtcgcttcgttgcgttacgttgagaaatcctcgaagcgcgcttctgtcactttgactttgaacagctgattgcaacataaaatctgctgtcaaattaaaaaaaacacagtcactcccaaaattattgggccaagtctttatcttgatttaattgtggaaaaatgaaaaaggatattaatatgtttaaaaaatgcatagaaatttgtttattctttaatcctatagttataaaaacaaaaccaatcaaaatatattgtttttaacaataaaactcagtctaaaacatcattaatttttttttgtttttaatacgtaaattgttttgatttaaaatatctcgatgtcgtttttttgtgcaaaaactatatagagaaattaaaaaacacacatagtattgcaataatttatttttttttattcacatttggcgcaataataatgtgggtgactgtaactatgtctgttaaatgtcaaaaagcgagcaaaagttcagtctggttgaacttttgctcgctttcttacgtttccttacgtttgtcaaaaaaagcgtacgtaagaaaagcgtcattgtgtgaggatacacagatttcctatagttgaacttttcgcagttgtcaaaatcgacggcaaagcgtgattgtgtttcagctttaaagaataaacaaatttttatgaattttttaaacacattaatatcctttttcatttttccacaattaaatcaagataaagacttggcccaataattttgtgagtgactgtgttttttttatttgacagcagattttatgttgcaatcagttgttcaaagtcaaagtgacagaagcgcgctttgaggatttctcaacgtaacgcaacgaagcgacgccctaaagcgtgattgtgattcagctttaaaaacttttcatcaacttttttgttgaaaatttgatttttgtttccaatttttttcaacaaaaaatttcaaatcgaaaaattaatattattcttACTCGTAACACAAGAAcgaatatttttacaaaatgctATTAAAAACCAGCGAGTTTTGTtaacaaaatagtttttgacatttttctcaacattttgaggttatgttaaAAATTGATGCATAATATgtagatattttaattatctacagcttcattaaataaatttgtttgagaAGAGGGGTTTTTTTGATGCAAAGATAAAAAACAGGGTTGTCAGCTCTCAGGTTTAAAGAGGAaggtaaatttttgttaaaattgcagttgtctgttttttttttgtattctaatactaaattaaagttttatttttttttgcttaaaattgcCATTTAAAATATTACGAAAAGCAGGGGAGCCAGGCTTTCAATTTACGATTccgaaaactaaaaattaaaaaaaaaaaatattttaaaacatcgGCAACACTTGCagttttgaattatattttttttttaaagccagaaCTCCacattaaattataaattttaaatgaaattatttcaagcattggtttttgaaataatcttaaattgaaagcCTGGCAACCCCTGCTTGCGGCTATGTTTTAAATGGCGACCCTGGTTTAATTtaataggaaaaataaaacttaaatttatattaaatacaattaaaaaaataaacatatgaCTACAATTTTGGcaaccctaattttttttaatctttgcaTCATTTTCTTTAAAGTGACGAacatttcatcaaaaaacagataCCTGCAGAATAGAGTGGTGGGATCTTAAACCCATCCTAAATTTCCTAAATTTCTTCATTACTCattttctgaaaatattttctttaacaaGTATTTACGTAGGTAAACCTAGTTTCGATTGCTAGactagtttcttttttttaaatatgaaattttgagatattcaaCGAATTTATCCTCGTGTCAGAGTTAGCCCCAAACTTAAAAATGCTTCTTTTACTATATTAGAGCAAGTTCGTGTAACACAATCAATCGTTTTATGTTTTGATTTATTACGAGATatcaaattgatttaaaaaatcaaaatcactgCACTTCTTGTTAACAACATCATGTTCACCAGCTTGTGTTTGTGTATATGGTTGCTTCTGCTGTGTCCCTTGGAAGATTAaacttatttttagaaaaatgcataaaatgTAATGATCAAACAGATTTCTGCAGAGATTATAACATAACGTAAAGCATACAATAGGACTTACAAACTTACTTGTATATCTAATATGTGGATACTAAACTACTGTCgtcaaactgtttttttttttttagaattaataatcatttttataaaaaaaaaacaaaaccgaggTTTACCGAGGAACAAAactaggttttatggtttttctcatagttccGCTTCCTTTTTGGAGGTCCGTAAAAACACACGAATTCCtattaggccagtcattatgccggaaaaaacggcttagaatgaccgagaaagctaaatttttggatatgttgtaggggatgcttaaaaaagctttgagatacgaaaattttacaaggagcttttttgtagcttttaccatgttctacaattTAGGCACACACATTTTTtacgtatcatgaaccgttttcgagatatcgatcaaaaaagtaaaaaatttacgatatgcgatttgttttttgacataatctattttttggtgataaatatccaaaaaaaatattataatcaaATTGGTAGACActgttcagacctacaatttcgtatttttgtttttttttgacaaaaattacgacatgaatgatttttgttttcacaaccgaacgagcggcttgcttggcgATGGGTGCAGACTTTGCGGACGGCTGgaggtcgtaatttttgtcaaaaaaaaaaacaaaaatacgaaattgtaggtctgaacagggtctaccaatttgattttataatttttttggatatttatAAGATAATAtatagataatgtcaaaaaacaaatcgcatatcgtaaatttttgacttttttgatcgatatctcgaaaacggttcatgatacgcaaCAAATGTGTATGCATAaattgtagaacatggtaaaagctacaaaaaagctccttgtaaaattttcgtatctcaagggatagccgagttattgtcaaaaaaattattgcggaaaaagctcatagaaAAAGCTCTTGGTccaaaacttcaagttaagcttttttaagcatcccctacaacatatccaaaatttagctttctcggtcattttgcatttccaaatggaaaaattacctcataaaaaagtcggatttcttaagaaaaaaaaatttatctcggttatttatggaatattcccaacaatgttataccattttgaaaagagaattgaacacaccaacttttaaggcaacttgccgaaacattgtagtgcattttttttacactacggctcattgaattagagtcatgtaaaaatttttagtactaagttgggtaaaaaagtaatattttctttaaaactgatacagctgagttaaaatttttgaatgcatttgatagcagggttatttaAGGTCCCgtaacagaagaaaaaaatgaggTAAATTAAGATtcgtagtcacggcacatgaaaaaccgtcacagggtgaccattttttcgactttttttttcaaatgcccataactcccaaaatatatggctgcgattttttttatcatttttctgatatctgtcaccacctaccctatctaccgttttcgtttcgacgttaacttttgggacaccctgtataatgacTGGACTATATGAATTCTGAAAAATCTTACTTACTTAGGGACTGATTTCATTACTCAAATACATTAATGAAATTATTGAAACAATATAATTCTGGACTAAAATATGTATGAACTACTTACCTTGCCTTAAACTTTTTTATGCACtcgagtaaaaaaaacaaaaaaaaataatgcatgaGTTGCATCTACGTATGCGCATACTTAGACAGGGTAAAAAAAGCATTTCTTATCATTAACATTACAAGTAGCAAATTGCACAAACTTTCAAACACTTTCATATAATAGATTCacataaaaatagaattttaaataaacccTCAAGTCTTTTTGCCACTTAACCTGGAttgagtaggtaggtatatgaagcaaaaataaaaacctacaagaaaaatctgatttgttgctaatttttctttagttttaatCGAAGACTTTGCCTATGAAGGTTGTTGTGAttataacaataaattaataaatttattattaattaagaaaaaaaaatgtcaccaGTTATTGGTGGTTCGAAAGCATTTTGGACAGATTTTATTAAAACCTATGAATCTCTGCCAGTTCTTTGGAATGTTAAaagtgaaatttataaaaatcgtCAACTAAAAGATGAAGCTTATGAAATacttgttttgaaattaaaaactattgaacCAAATGCTAATCGTGAAATtgttagaagaaaaattaaCAGTTTAAGATGTAGTTATCGACGGGAAtggaataaaattaaagaaagttGTCAAAATGTTGTTTTACCTGACACAAATTGCTTCTATAAGACTTCTTTGTGGTATTTTGAATTGATGAATTTTTTAAGTGATCATGAAAAACTAGATGAAAGGGTGGTTTTTAAAGAGGAAATGTTGGTATGTTTtttgggagcgggtcaaaattctgtttataaaaattctaaattttttttattctgtttctcaaaattctgcttttcaaaactctgccagctattttttgaacaacaaaattttgctaattctgctttttgtatatataaaatatatacatcTCATTTAAGTTTGGCACTTTCCTAACTGTTTGCTTTTAACTGTCATCTATCACAAATATTTTTCGGactgctttttaacattttccaaaacccttttataattttttgtagagttttgtaaaacagaattttgtaaaacagaattttgaaaagcagaattttgaagaacagaattttgaaaacagaattctgaccccggcagaattttgacaccatccaatgtttttttttaaatattcaaaagccagtttttgaaggtttttgaaGTAAGTAGAAAAATTCGTGTTGTTTCGAATATTTcagaaacttttgaaaaaaaaatatagcctATGTCCATCTCTGAACTGAAATGTGTACCTCCACCAAGTTTCATTAACATCAGATTAGTATAAAAGCCTGTAGCCCCaaaaattttagatttcttAAAACTGcctattaataaaattaacggtatttttgttattttatttccaGGATACTTCTACACGAAAGCCTTCATTAAGGGTTCCATCACCAGTTTCCTCCGAATCGGAATCAATAGTTGCTGCATCAAACTCATCTCATGTCGAACCAGCTGCCAGTTCAACACCTGGCCCAAGCAACCAGTTTGTCGAAGTCGAGACACCTGCTttcaaaaagataaaattaaccCGAGAAGTCCCATACACTGAAGGTTATCTCGAAGAATCTACTCCATTTGTACCTAAAAGTTCACAACTTAGAAAATCTTCACCACCACCGCCTGCACCTGCACCAAAGCAACGAGCAAATCCACCTCAAAAACCACGTCCACCACCAAATCCACGTGTACATCAGGAAGAaggacaacaacaacaacacatttGTTCGACATGTCCATGTATTGCTGCACAAGAAAATGAATATGATAAAATTGGCAAAGCTTGGGCATCCGAATTGAAGCTAATGACTTTGGATCAACAGATATTTGCTAAACGAGCAATTGCTGAAATTATATTCGAAGGTCAATTAGGTGGATTGAGTCGAAATTCTGTGCTACAACGTCGAGGAGGAGATGGTGATCCGTTTGTTGAAGAAGCCGaatatatatttgaaaaaactGAACCAACGAgtgtaatttaatttctttatatTATATCAGTTGTGCATTTTTAATGTTAAGTTTGTTAATTATAAGGATACTAATTTAAGTAACTTAATTtcttatgtataaaaattacaCTTccatttgtaaataaaatatattgaacattctaattttcattaaaataattcagtttgtatacaaaaatcgccaaaaaaaaattaacaattaaaaagaaaaataaaccatTTTCTATATAACTTATATagaaattctattaaaataaattgaatttgacGGATCTGTTTCTTTGGGAGTTAATCAGGATAAGGTTTGTTATAATTATGAAATAGAAtcgagttttattattttttttatgttgcatgttgaatgttgcatgttgcatgttgcattttgcatgttgcatgttgcatgtggcatgttgcatgtggcgacacaacgcgacacgacaaCAGACGAACTGAATGAAATAGCTGTGGTGGGGCCCTTTTTATAGCAAAATCCTctcatcaaaatatttaatttaatttagttgGTGTATAATAGAGCACGAAAATGCTGCCAACACTATTCTTGGGGCTCTGGAGAAAGTGGAATTCAGTCAGGAAATATACCCTAAGGCCCATTCCATAGCCCGTAGTGGTAACTCTTTGAGAACCGTGTTTTAATGGCCTCCtaaactaaaatttttcttttacagACAGCTTTATAAATTGTGATATTGTTGGTGTTGGTTGGTAGGACGtgaacaggaaaaaaaaaatcatcacaaagACACATGTTCCAAAAAAGGCTACCATAGTACTTTTATTAATCAGATTTTActttaggtaggtaggtaggtacatagattttagtaatttttttttaaacgtcttGTGCTCTGTATCTGTAGGGGCTACATGTCCCGGGCCCTGTTACATAGATACAGAGGTAGCTACGGCCCTGTAGTATATGCCTATTTATTCATAACTAACTTATAAAGTAAAATactatagtacaggtaaaataggcatttaaaagaaaaaaaaactgttacactcatgaaacttggcaaaaagtttgcttttgggataagacccaagtacaaaaaagtcaataaaaaaaagttgggtggaagggtgttttttcgcggacaagagggagggggtgaaggtcaaaaatatactgaaaaaaattgttattatcatcatatgacacatgttttcaaggtattttttgatgctgattctaatgacataaaagtaaagtcaatacgattgctctaaaaaaagttatagcccattgaaaacaagggtgcttgtttttctactttaacaggtaaaatataaccgaaacccatgggaaaaacacgctacactgatgaaattcggggtGAAGGttttagggtgtttttttgatgggttaagttgtgtgtgtgaggaaggtatcataacagctgacttaaattttattaatttttaaaacttggtgtaaatgttttggttggtagaaaaattaagaatctataaagtgtacaaaattgttttgagtgaaagggtgtttttttaagaaatgatgaaattcgggattaataccacaaaaactaggaaaaaattattacaccaatgaaaattggtaaaaatgtttcatctataacagaaaccaagtaCAGTCTATACAAacattttaggttaaagggtgtttttttgggaaataggaaaaaatccacgataagtccgataaaatcagtgGTATAAATAgcacccttacgaaattcattgaatatgttctctttcccatgggaattacgaataatgtaggtctgtacattttttttatgtgaaagggtgttttttttttagaactaaagaaaatatgggtataattgaaaaagtgtgtaatactagagtaatattagtggtgcCCTACTGAAATTTAGCAataatgttacttttaagataagaaacaagaacctaaagtgtctatacaaatatcatggttaaaaaggtgtttttttgagtgaaaacaaaaatgatgggccaccctaatgaaatttggtaaaaacattgattttgggatagaaagcaagaataaagagttttcataaaaaaaattttggtgaaagggtgttttttttcgaagagaaagtaaaatctgcaatttgtcccaaaaagccaatgattcattttatttatggttttgatgacaaattaaacatttatatataagttcttacacgttttacgctaatcattggctttttgggactaCTATcttaatcatataaaatgaatattttttcatcCTCTCATTTTACTTCCATACAACGCTTGAATGCCCAAAATATCATCATCGTCAAGTTTAAATTTTGGATTAAAACCCCTGTATAATGGTGCCATTAAAGCTGTTTTGCTTTTAGAATGTCTCAATCCCAGAGAATGGCCAATTTCATGAGCTGCCGcttgaaataaattaatgcCACGTCGATTGCCAATTGTCCAATATTCGGCAATATCAAAATAAACATCTCCTCCGCTAACAGGAAAATACGAACGAGCTAATACTTTGCCAGGACCATCAAAAGGATCACCATTTTCTATATCatcaaaactataaaaaaataatattaaaatatttttaaaatttggaaataaaatgaaagtgtTACCGAACTTCAATGTCGACCGATCCATTTGTTTTTGCTGTAAAAGTAAGTAAACTATATTCACTCCAAACATTAAAAGCTTTTGATATTTCAtcatcgacatcagattttgcCAGTCTTTTGGgataatttgatattttataaGTTAGATTTTTATAAGGCCAACGAGATCCTTGTAAGACATATCTTTTGGATCGATTTGATATTGTTTGGCAAATACTTTCATCTTGTACGTTTAGCAAAgaacttttgtatttttgtactatttgaaaagttttatcAAGATCAGCTGTGTTAGAGTGTGTTTTACCAAAATAAGTTAAGtgtttctgcaaaataaaaaagaaaactaatgttaacaaaaatgttttttcaaaacgtactATCACTTGTTCagtatatttttacttgcgatataggtatactatatatcaagttatgcattcgtaaaaaaaaaaaagttgagataacatttttccatgacattacgatggtagagaatgccaaaaaagtgggtcccggaagtccgtctgtctgtcagtctgtcagtctgtcagtctgtcagtctgtcagtctgtcagtctgtcagtctgtcagtctgtcagtctgtcagtctgtcagtctgtcagtctgtcagtctgtcagtctgtcagtctgtcagtctgtcagtctgtcagtctgtcagtctgtcagtctgtcagtctgtcagtctgtcagtctgtcagtctgtcagtctgtcagtctgtcagtctgtcagtctgtcagtctgtcagtctgtcagtctgtcagtctgtcagtctgtcagtatgtcagtctgtcagtctgtcagtctgtcagtctgtcaatctgtcagtctgtcagtctgtcagtctgtcagtctgtcagtctgtcagtctgtctgtcagtctgtcagtctgtcagtctgtcagtctgtcagtctgtcagtctgtcagtctgtcagtctgtcagtctgtcagtctgtcagtctgtcagtctgtcagtctgtcagtctgtcagtctgtcagtctgtcagtctgtcagtctgtcagtctgtcagtctgtcagtctgtcagtctgtcagtctgtcagtctgtcagtctgtcagtctgtcagtctgtcagtctgtcagtctgtcagtctgtcagtctgtcagtctgtcagtctgtcagtctgtcagtctgtcagtctgtcagtctgtcagtctgtcagtctgtcagtctgtcagtctgtcagtctgtcagtctgtcagtctgtcagtctgtcagtctgtcagtctgtcagtctgtcagtctgtcagtctgtcagtctgtcagtctgtcagtctgtcagtctgtcagtctgtcagtctgtcagtctgtcagtctgtcagtctgtcagtctgtcagtctgtcagtctgtcagtctgtcagtctgtcagtctgtcagtctgtcagtctgtcagtctgtcagtctgtcagtctgtcagtctgtcagtctgtcagtctgtcagtctgtcagtctgtcagtctgtcagtctgtcagtctgtcagtctgtcagtctgtcagtctgtcagtctgtcagtctgtcagtctgtcagtctgtcagtctgtcagtctgtcagtctgtcagtctgtcagtctgtcagtctgtcagtctgtcagtctgtcagtctgtcagtctgtcagtctgtcagtctgtcagtctgtcagtctgtcagtctgtcagtctgtcagtctgtcagtctgtcagtctgtcagtctgtcagtctgtcagtctgtcagtctgtcagtctgtcagtctgtcagtctgtcagtctgtcagtctgtcagtctgtcagtctgtcagtctgtcagtctgtcagtctgtcagtctgtcagtctgtcagtctgtcagtctgtctgtctgtaaacgaagctacagcctaaaaggatgcaccgattgatgtcaaacttggtatgtagcgttatttggagactctccagaggggtttttggaattaatttttttggaccaaaaataacggtacttcttgtcatataccgattttagtaaaattgaaatatctcaaaaacggctccaacgattttgtttaaaaaatccaaatgtGAGTCATAAGCTAAGGTATAtcgtttaatgaaaaattttttttttgaaaatcattattaccGGTTAGAGCTGTAgaaaatcgtatgtattcgttactaaatccgatgtaagagatacgaaataaagtgatacactcaatttgtcccATTTtgcatctcgtgtcggtatcgATCGACACGTATCGGTACTTTTGTCTCaattaaaacagtagtgccaagtttcaataatcattgtgttgtcgataatttatacagaaatatcaaaagagacgtt
Proteins encoded in this region:
- the LOC129919325 gene encoding stromelysin-3-like, translating into MINKYNFLARKSWKKDTAFSFISVIIVLLLTKPNIGESAAVQKLFKIKHLTYFGKTHSNTADLDKTFQIVQKYKSSLLNVQDESICQTISNRSKRYVLQGSRWPYKNLTYKISNYPKRLAKSDVDDEISKAFNVWSEYSLLTFTAKTNGSVDIEVRFDDIENGDPFDGPGKVLARSYFPVSGGDVYFDIAEYWTIGNRRGINLFQAAAHEIGHSLGLRHSKSKTALMAPLYRGFNPKFKLDDDDILGIQALYGSKMRG